One window from the genome of Saccopteryx leptura isolate mSacLep1 chromosome 8, mSacLep1_pri_phased_curated, whole genome shotgun sequence encodes:
- the ZIC4 gene encoding zinc finger protein ZIC 4 produces MRYKTSLVVRKRLRLYRNVLKESSSSSGHHGPQLTAASSPSLFPGLHEQPPQTSASGTLNGLLRLGLPGEMYARPDPFAPGPVARSDALAAAAALHGYGGMNLTVNLAAPHGPGAFFRYMRQPIKQELICKWLAADGPAPPRLCSKTFSTMHELVTHVTVEHVGGPEQANHICFWEECPRQGKPFKAKYKLVNHIRVHTGEKPFPCPFPGCGKVFARSENLKIHKRTHTGEKPFRCEFEGCERRFANSSDRKKHSHVHTSDKPYTCKVRGCDKCYTHPSSLRKHMKVHGRSPPPGSGYDSATPSALVSPSSDFGREPPGASSAAAAAAAARGPELSE; encoded by the exons ATGAGATACAAGACTTCCTTGGTGGTGAGGAAACGATTGCGACTTTACCGGAATGTTCTGAAAGAGTCAA GTAGTAGCTCCGGACACCATGGCCCCCAGCTCACCGCAGCCTCCAGCCCCTCGCTGTTCCCTGGCCTTCACGAACAGCCTCCCCAGACTTCCGCCAGCGGCACTCTGAACGGACTCCTGCGCCTGGGGCTCCCCGGAGAAATGTACGCGAGGCCTGACCCCTTCGCGCCGGGACCCGTGGCCCGCAGCGACGCCCTGGCGGCTGCCGCTGCCCTGCACGGCTACGGGGGCATGAACCTGACCGTGAACCTCGCCGCGCCCCACGGTCCCGGCGCCTTCTTCCGCTACATGCGCCAGCCCATCAAACAGGAGCTCATCTGCAAGTGGCTGGCGGCCGACGGCCCCGCGCCTCCGCGCCTCTGCTCCAAAACGTTCAGCACCATGCACGAGCTGGTCACGCACGTCACCGTGGAGCACGTCGGCGGCCCCGAGCAGGCCAACCACATCTGCTTCTGGGAGGAGTGTCCGCGCCAGGGCAAGCCCTTTAAAGCCAAATACAAACTTGTAAATCACATCCGCGTGCACACGGGCGAGAAGCCCTTCCCCTGTCCTTTCCCGGGGTGTGGGAAGGTCTTTGCTAGATCAGAAAATCTCAAAATACACAAAAGAACTCACACAG GGGAGAAGCCCTTCAGGTGCGAGTTCGAAGGCTGCGAGCGGCGCTTCGCCAACAGCAGCGACCGCAAGAAGCACTCGCACGTGCACACGAGCGACAAGCCCTACACGTGCAAAGTGCGCGGCTGCGACAAGTGCTACACGCACCCCAGCTCGCTGCGTAAGCACATGAAGGTGCACGGGCGCTCGCCGCCGCCCGGCTCCGGCTACGACTCGGCCACGCCGTCTGCTCTCGTGTCGCCTTCGTCGGACTTCGGCCGCGAGCCCCCGGGGGCCTCctctgcggcggcggcggcggcggcggcgcgtgGCCCGGAGCTGAGCGAATG
- the ZIC1 gene encoding zinc finger protein ZIC 1: MLLDAGPQYPAIGVTTFGASRHHSAGDVSERDVGLGINPFADGMGAFKLNPSSHELASAGQTAFTSQAPGYAAAAALGHHHHPGHVGSYSSAAFNSTRDFLFRNRGFGDAAAAASAQHSLFAASAGGFGGPHGHTDAAGHLLFPGLHEQAAGHASPNVVNGQMRLGFSGDMYPRPEQYGQVTSPRSEHYAAPQLHGYGPMNVNMAAHHGAGAFFRYMRQPIKQELICKWIEPEQLANPKKSCNKTFSTMHELVTHVTVEHVGGPEQSNHICFWEECPREGKPFKAKYKLVNHIRVHTGEKPFPCPFPGCGKVFARSENLKIHKRTHTGEKPFKCEFEGCDRRFANSSDRKKHMHVHTSDKPYLCKMCDKSYTHPSSLRKHMKVHESSSQGSQPSPAASSGYESSTPPTIVSPSTDNPATSSLSPSSSAVHHTAGHSALSSNFNEWYV; encoded by the exons ATGCTCCTGGACGCCGGCCCCCAGTACCCCGCGATCGGCGTGACCACCTTTGGCGCGTCCCGCCACCACTCCGCGGGCGACGTGTCCGAGCGCGACGTGGGCCTGGGCATCAACCCGTTCGCCGACGGCATGGGAGCCTTCAAGCTCAACCCCAGCTCGCACGAGCTGGCCTCCGCCGGCCAGACGGCCTTCACGTCGCAGGCGCCTGGCTACGCGGCCGCCGCGGCCCTGGGCCATCACCACCACCCGGGCCACGTCGGCTCCTATTCAAGCGCAGCCTTTAACTCCACGCGGGACTTTCTGTTCCGCAACCGGGGCTTTGGCgacgcggcggcggcggccagcGCCCAGCACAGCCTGTTCGCCGCTTCGGCCGGGGGCTTTGGGGGCCCGCACGGCCACACGGACGCCGCCGGCCACCTCCTTTTCCCGGGCCTTCACGAGCAGGCGGCGGGCCACGCGTCGCCCAACGTGGTCAACGGGCAGATGAGGCTCGGCTTCTCGGGGGACATGTACCCGCGGCCCGAGCAGTACGGCCAGGTGACCAGCCCGCGTTCGGAGCACTACGCCGCGCCGCAGCTGCACGGCTACGGGCCCATGAACGTGAACATGGCCGCGCACCACGGCGCCGGCGCCTTCTTCCGCTACATGCGCCAGCCCATCAAGCAGGAGCTCATCTGCAAGTGGATCGAGCCGGAGCAGCTGGCCAACCCCAAAAAGTCGTGCAACAAAACTTTCAGCACCATGCACGAGCTGGTCACGCACGTCACCGTGGAGCACGTCGGCGGCCCCGAGCAGAGCAACCACATCTGCTTCTGGGAGGAGTGTCCGCGCGAGGGCAAGCCCTTCAAAGCCAAATACAAACTGGTCAACCACATCCGCGTGCACACGGGCGAGAAGCCGTTCCCCTGCCCGTTCCCGGGCTGCGGCAAGGTCTTCGCGCGCTCCGAGAACTTGAAGATCCACAAAAGGACTCACACAG GGGAGAAGCCCTTCAAGTGCGAGTTCGAGGGCTGCGACCGACGCTTTGCCAACAGCAGCGACCGCAAGAAGCACATGCACGTGCACACGAGCGACAAGCCCTATCTCTGCAAGATGTGCGACAAGTCCTACACGCACCCCAGCTCGCTGCGCAAACACATGAAG GTCCACGAATCCTCCTCGCAGGGCTCGCAGCCTTCGCCGGCCGCCAGCTCCGGCTACGAGTCGTCCACGCCGCCCACCATCGTGTCCCCCTCCACCGACAACCCGGCCACCAGCTCCCTGTCGCCCTCGTCCTCGGCGGTCCACCACACGGCCGGCCACAGCGCGCTCTCTTCCAATTTCAATGAATGGTACGTTTAA